GGCAGGGTCGGCCTCGATACGTGCTGCATGATGGTCCTCCCTATGCTAATGGCCGTATCCATATCGGACATGCCTTGAACAAGGTGCTGAAGGACATCATCGTGAAGTCGAAAACGATGGCGGGGTTCCAGGCACCGTATGTGCCGGGATGGGACTGCCATGGCCTTCCGATCGAGCATCAAGTCATGAAGGAACTCGGCGAGAAGAAAAAAGACTTGAACGTGTCGGCAATTCGTAAGCTCTGTCGCGCCTATGCCGAGAAGTATGTCGACCTTCAGCGGGAGGAATTCAAGCGGCTCGGTGTCCTGGGAGAGTGGGATCATCCGTATCTGACGATGACGCCAGGGTATGAGGCGACGATTATCAGGGAGTTCGGGAAGTTCGTCGAGCGGGGAGGTGTGTACAAGGGGCTCAAACCCGTCCTCTGGTGCACGCAAGATCAAACGGCGCTGGCGGAAGCAGAAGTCGAATACGACGACCATGTCTCGCCGTCGGTCTATGTCAAATTTCCCGTCGTGACCACACCGGATGTCTTGGGGAAGACGTTCCCAGGGGTTGTCTTTCCAGACGATGTCAAACTGGTTTCTGTAGTTATCTGGACCACCACGCCCTGGACATTGCCGGCTAATCAAGCCGTCTGTCTGCATCGAGATTTCGACTACGCCTTTGTGCAGGTCGGTAATGAGCTGCTGATTGTCGCGGAGAAACTGTTGGAAACTGTGGCGAAAGCCTGTGGGATCACAGACTATCGCGTCGTCGGGGTCAAAAGAGGAGGAGAAGGCTTTGAGGGGTTAGAAACCCAGCGCCCGCTTTCCACCGGACTGTCGCCGATCCTCCTTGGGGATTTTGTCACGCTCGACCAAGGGACCGGCTGTGTGCATATCGCGCCTGGCCACGGCATGGAAGACTACATCCTGGTGCTTGATCACAATGCCAAGGCGTTACCAGGTGAAAGGCTCGAGATTGTGGCGCCGGTGGATAACGGCGGGCGGTTCACCGACATGGTGAAGGAATTCTCCGGACAACATGTATTTAAGGCGAACCCAAAGATTGTGGATTATCTTCAAGCCAACGGACGCCTGCTCGGCCATGGTTCATTGAGCCATTCGTATCCTCATTGCTGGCGTTGTAAGAGCCCCGTGATCTTCCGCGCCACGGAGCAGTGGTTTGTGTCCATGGAGATGAATGACTTACGAAAAGCGGCTCTTGCGGAGATCGAGCAGGTTCGGTGGATTCCAAGCTATGGCCGCGATCGGATTTTCGGCATGATCGAGAACCGGCCGGATTGGTGTCTTTCGCGTCAACGTGTGTGGGGTGTGCCGATTCCCGGGTTTACCTGCAACGGCTGTCGGCATGTTCTGGCTGATCCGGTTGTGATCGAGCACATTGCGATCTTGATGGAGTCGAAGGGGGCGGATGTATGGTTTGAGCGACCCGCTTCCGAGCTTTTGCCTGCCGAGACCACCTGTCCGAAATGCGGAGGGGCGACCTTCGAGAAGGAACGAGACATTCTCGATGTGTGGTTCGAGTCTGGGGTGAGTTACGCGGCTGTGACGAAGCCGAAGCAGTGGTGGCCTACCGATCTGTACCTGGAAGGGTCCGACCAGCATCGTGGGTGGTTTCATAGCGCGCTGCTGGCTGGAGTGACCACGGATCATCGGGCACCCTACAAAGCCGTCTTGACCCATGGGTTTGTGGTGGACGGGCAGGGGAAGAAGATGTCCAAGTCGGCGGGGAATGTGGTGGCGCCACAAGACGTCATCAAGCAGTCAGGCGCAGAAATCCTACGGCTTTGGGTGTCGGCGCAGGATTATCGCGAAGACCTCCGCATCTCACAAGAGATTCTGAATCATCTTATCGAGGCCTATCGGAAGATCCGCAACACGTCCCGATTCTTACTGAGCAATCTGTACGATTTCAATCCAGATGGTCACCGTGTCCCGTATGCGCAATTGCCTGAATTGGACCGATGGGCCTTGTTGCGTCTTGGTGAGCTCACCACAAAAGTGCGTCAGGCCTATGAGGACTTTGAGTTTCACACGATCTTTCACGCACTCAATAATTTCTGCTCGGTTGACCTCAGCGCCGTGTATCTCGACATCCTGAAAGATCGGCTGTATACCTTTCGAGCCGATTCGCCTGAACGCCGAGGGTCTCAGACGGTGTTGTTCGACATCCTCATCGCCCTGACAAAGCTTATGGCGCCGGTCCTGAGCTTTACTGCCGATGAGATCTGGCGGATGCTGCCGGAAGCGGGGCGTAGGGGAGTGGTCAGTGTGCAATTGGCTCCATTCCCTGAAGTTGAACCTCTATGGAAAGACAATGAGTTGGCCACCCGGTGGGAGAAGCTACTGAGCTATCGAACTCGCGTACAAGGGGTGCTAGAAGAACGCCGACGAGACAAAGTGATCGGATCGTCTTTGGAAGCCCATGTGCAGCTTGATGCTGCCTCAGAGACGTACGAGTTTTTGAAAGCGTATGAGAGAGACCTGAGTACGATTTTCATTGTCTCGCAGGTATCACTGAAGAGGACGGACGGCGCTCAAACAGATCTCCAGATCGTGGTCACGAAATCTCAGGCGAGCAAGTGCGAACGTTGCTGGAATTACCGAGAAGCCGTTGGAAAGGATGTCGCCCATCCGACCCTCTGTGACCGATGTGTGGAGGCAGTTCGTTGAGCCTATCGATGATGCGTAATATGTTGCTGGCGTCGGTGACCGGGGGTATTATCCTCCTGGATCAGCTGACCAAGCAGCAGATCATGCAGACAATGCGGCTCCATGAGTCGATTCCCGTCATTCCTAACCTCTTCAGCCTGACCTATATCCGAAACCCTGGGGCGGCCTTTGGGATCTTAGCAGGCAGCAGCAATGCGTTCCGCATGGTCTTCTTCGGGCTGACATCGATCTTTGCTCTTGGCCTGCTGGGGACAATCCTGTTGCGGATGCCTGAGGAGGATTGGATGGGACGGATCAGTGTTGCCGGGATACTCGGTGGGGCGATCGGGAACTTGATCGATCGGCTTCGGTTCGGTGAGGTGATTGATTTCTTGGATGTCTACGTGGAGAGCTACCACTGGCCGGCGTTCAACGTCGCGGATTCAGCCATCACCGTCGGGGTGATCGCTCTCATCATCCACTTTGCATTCGAAAAACGGACCGAACCGCCTGAGGCATCGGAGACTTCGTCGGTCTCTTAAGGTCAGAACAGCCTCACGTGCTGAGTTCTGAGCATGAAGTTACACTCAAAACTCAGCACTCAAAATCGGGCACTCGCAATCAGGCCGGCATCCGGACGATAAACCCGCCTTTTTCTTTCGCTTGTTGTTGCTGCTCTGCCGAGAACATGAACAGCGGTTCGCTGTGACAGAACTGGCATTCCTTGGTCGTGATCGTCGCATCGGGTTCCCCGATGCCGACAAGGTATTCCTTCGCGAGTTTGAGTGCGGTGGCTTCATCCGTCGTCATGACATCGAAGTGGATGCGACCGCTCTTGCCGTGAACCCAGGTATCGTAAACGTGAATCGTATCCGAAGACATGCCCAACTCCTTTCAGCGGACAACCAACATGACCACAATCCCGAGAATAATACGATAGTAGGCAAAGACGCGCAAGGTATGCCGCTGGACATAGGTCAAAAACACGGCGATGACCGCCCATGCGACCAAGAAGGAGACCACCATGCCGAGCCCAAGAGCCAGAAAGTCTTGATCGGTGAACGCTCCGCGTGCCTTCCACGTCTCATACAGCGTGGCGGCGATGATCGTCGGGAGCGCGAGAAAAAATGAATACTCTGTCGCCACCTTACGATCCAGTCCCGCAAGCAACCCACCGATGATCGTGGAACCGGAGCGCGACATGCCGGGAATCAGGGAGGCGCATTGTGCCAGCCCAATCCAGAAGGCATCCCGTGGTGAGACCTGGTCGAGGCTCTTGGTGGCAGCGGTGCGCGTACGTGCCTCCACAAGGAGGATGATGATGCCACCCAAGATCGATGTGGACGCCACCGTCAGGGGAGTAAAGAGATAGGATTTGATCCATCCATGAGCCAACAGGCCAAGAATGGCGGCGGGTAAGAACGCAATCCCTAGCCCGAGGATGAACCATAGATTAGGATGGTGTTGTATGGAGACCGTGAGACGGCTCGACCACGTCATGGAAGGCGAGTTGCTGAGAGACGACCAGAGCGTCTGACGTTCCCGCCAGGCCCCGGACAGCAGTCGACCGATCTTTTCCCGCTCAAAGACGATGACCGCGAGGATAGCGCCCAATTGGATGGAGATTTCAGCGTTGGCAGCCACATCGCCGGTGAATCCCAATGCGTGGCCGACCAAAATCAGATGACCGGTGGACGAGACTGGTAAGAATTCCGTCAGTCCTTCGACGACTCCAAGAATCACGGCGAGAACCGGGCCCCATTCGTTCATGCGTACACCACCTAGGATTGAAGGACATAGAGGTGTGACCCTCCCTGGCTGGCTTTGATAAGATGTGAGGGATCATCACAGAGCCGTGGTGATCCGTCAAGCGCTAGATGGAGGATGATGTGTGGCGTGCCCAAAGGGGGGAAGCGTTCGTGCAATAGTAAATATATTGACAATGCCTGGATGTTGGCATACACACAATGCATGGTACGGGTTCAATACAAAGACACGTGGTGGGATTTGATGGAGGGAGGATCGCATGAGACGTGAGTGGACGGTGGTAGTGCTGGTCGGAGCAGTATTGGCCACGGGATGCGTATCCAACAAGAAGTACCAAGCGGCGTTAACCGAAGCGGATAATGCCAAAATGGAGCTGGAGAAGGCGCGGCAACAGAAAAGCGCCATGGAGCAACAGGTCCGAACGCTCAAAGAGCTGAACGTGAAGTTCGGCAATGAGGCGCAGACCGTTCGTG
This genomic interval from Nitrospira sp. contains the following:
- the ileS gene encoding isoleucine--tRNA ligase, producing the protein MDYKSTLNLPKTDFPMKANLPQREPEMLAWWEQEKLYDQIQAMGQGRPRYVLHDGPPYANGRIHIGHALNKVLKDIIVKSKTMAGFQAPYVPGWDCHGLPIEHQVMKELGEKKKDLNVSAIRKLCRAYAEKYVDLQREEFKRLGVLGEWDHPYLTMTPGYEATIIREFGKFVERGGVYKGLKPVLWCTQDQTALAEAEVEYDDHVSPSVYVKFPVVTTPDVLGKTFPGVVFPDDVKLVSVVIWTTTPWTLPANQAVCLHRDFDYAFVQVGNELLIVAEKLLETVAKACGITDYRVVGVKRGGEGFEGLETQRPLSTGLSPILLGDFVTLDQGTGCVHIAPGHGMEDYILVLDHNAKALPGERLEIVAPVDNGGRFTDMVKEFSGQHVFKANPKIVDYLQANGRLLGHGSLSHSYPHCWRCKSPVIFRATEQWFVSMEMNDLRKAALAEIEQVRWIPSYGRDRIFGMIENRPDWCLSRQRVWGVPIPGFTCNGCRHVLADPVVIEHIAILMESKGADVWFERPASELLPAETTCPKCGGATFEKERDILDVWFESGVSYAAVTKPKQWWPTDLYLEGSDQHRGWFHSALLAGVTTDHRAPYKAVLTHGFVVDGQGKKMSKSAGNVVAPQDVIKQSGAEILRLWVSAQDYREDLRISQEILNHLIEAYRKIRNTSRFLLSNLYDFNPDGHRVPYAQLPELDRWALLRLGELTTKVRQAYEDFEFHTIFHALNNFCSVDLSAVYLDILKDRLYTFRADSPERRGSQTVLFDILIALTKLMAPVLSFTADEIWRMLPEAGRRGVVSVQLAPFPEVEPLWKDNELATRWEKLLSYRTRVQGVLEERRRDKVIGSSLEAHVQLDAASETYEFLKAYERDLSTIFIVSQVSLKRTDGAQTDLQIVVTKSQASKCERCWNYREAVGKDVAHPTLCDRCVEAVR
- the lspA gene encoding signal peptidase II, which translates into the protein MCGGSSLSLSMMRNMLLASVTGGIILLDQLTKQQIMQTMRLHESIPVIPNLFSLTYIRNPGAAFGILAGSSNAFRMVFFGLTSIFALGLLGTILLRMPEEDWMGRISVAGILGGAIGNLIDRLRFGEVIDFLDVYVESYHWPAFNVADSAITVGVIALIIHFAFEKRTEPPEASETSSVS
- a CDS encoding DUF2024 family protein, yielding MSSDTIHVYDTWVHGKSGRIHFDVMTTDEATALKLAKEYLVGIGEPDATITTKECQFCHSEPLFMFSAEQQQQAKEKGGFIVRMPA
- a CDS encoding undecaprenyl-diphosphate phosphatase; translation: MNEWGPVLAVILGVVEGLTEFLPVSSTGHLILVGHALGFTGDVAANAEISIQLGAILAVIVFEREKIGRLLSGAWRERQTLWSSLSNSPSMTWSSRLTVSIQHHPNLWFILGLGIAFLPAAILGLLAHGWIKSYLFTPLTVASTSILGGIIILLVEARTRTAATKSLDQVSPRDAFWIGLAQCASLIPGMSRSGSTIIGGLLAGLDRKVATEYSFFLALPTIIAATLYETWKARGAFTDQDFLALGLGMVVSFLVAWAVIAVFLTYVQRHTLRVFAYYRIILGIVVMLVVR